The following proteins are encoded in a genomic region of Triticum dicoccoides isolate Atlit2015 ecotype Zavitan chromosome 1B, WEW_v2.0, whole genome shotgun sequence:
- the LOC119305529 gene encoding transmembrane and coiled-coil domain-containing protein 4-like: MATSSTLSQTQRYAAGALLALALRQAQIHQRVLLGSHGLDEGPDPETAVLSSDDPDGRDLWTHDSRGLLRPVLRFLEIDPKAWPGVEKTAATSEPKHHIGAFLRKVFEDEDDGEKAAADRSDLELALAKAVDAMAMGLENDVAPGDLFKQHVFGGDNEEQEPSDDGSPSSPGGGGRSKDYRKMAVLYMLLSACVADVNMGEDGMGSPRIRKGYDARHRVALRLIATWLDVKWIKMEAIEIMVACSAMAAAKEDEKSRESTSPRSRWQKWRRGGIIGAAALTGGTLMAISGGLAAPAIAAGFTALAPTLHALVPVIGASGFAAIATAAGHTAGSVAVAASFGAAGAGLTGSKMAKRIGNVKEFEFKALGQNHNQGRLAVCIMVSGFAFNEDDFLKPWEGWKTNLERYILQWETKHIIALSTAIQDFLASRFAMELMREGAMQTVLSGIISAFAWPATLVAAADFIDSTWSVAIDRSDKVGIMLAEVLLNGLQGSRPVTLIGFSLGARVVFKCLQELALSGNNEGIVERAVLIGAPISVNDELWGPARKMVAGRLVNVYSTKDWILGVTFRASLLTQGLAGIQAVQVPGVENVDVSELVVGHSSYLGLMQQILEQLELNTYYPVFSPSTPRSSTPRSK; this comes from the exons ATGGCCACGTCGTCGACGCTGAGCCAGACGCAGCGGTACGCTGCGGGTGCGCTCCTCGCGCTCGCGCTCCGCCAGGCGCAGATCCACCAGCGCGTCCTTCTCGGCTCCCACGGCCTCGACGAGGGCCCGGACCCTGAGACCGCCGTCCTCTCCAGCGACGACCCCGACGGCCGCGACCTCTGGACCCACGACTcccgcggcctcctccgccccgtccTCCG GTTTCTCGAGATCGACCCCAAGGCCTGGCCGGGCGTGGAGAAGACGGCGGCGACCTCCGAGCCCAAGCACCACATTGGAGCC TTCCTCCGGAAAGTGTTCGAGGACGAAGATGACGGCGAGAAGGCCGCCGCCGATAGGTCCGACCTCGAGCTCGCGCTCGCCAAAGCCGTCGACGCGATGGCGATGGGCCTGGAGAACGACGTTGCACCGGGCGACCTGTTCAAACAACACGTGTTCGGCGGCGACAATGAGGAACAGGAACCGTCTGACGACGGGTCGCCGTCGTCGCCTGGCGGCGGAGGGCGCTCCAAGGACTACCGGAAGATGGCGGTGCTGTACATGCTCCTCTCAGCTTGCGTGGCGGACGTGAACATGGGCGAGGACGGCATGGGGTCCCCCCGCATAAGGAAGGGCTACGACGCCCGCCACCGCGTGGCGCTCCGACTGATCGCGACTTGGCTTGACGTCAAGTGGATCAAGATG GAAGCTATCGAGATAATGGTTGCTTGCTCTGCTATGGCTGCAGCGAAAGAGGACGAGAAATCGCGTGAAAGTACGTCGCCGAGAAGCAGGTGGCAGAAATGGAGGCGTGGGGGAATCATCGGCGCCGCCGCCTTGACCGGAGGGACGCTCATGGCCATCTCCGGGG GTCTAGCTGCTCCAGCGATTGCTGCAGGGTTCACTGCTCTTGCTCCGACGTTGCACGCACTTGTCCCTGTTATAGGGGCTAGCGGATTTGCTGCTATAGCTACTGCTGCTGGACACACCGCTGGCTCAGTAGCAGTTGCTGCATCATTTGGAG CTGCTGGAGCTGGGTTAACTGGCTCCAAAATGGCCAAAAGAATTGGAAATGTGAAAGAATTCGAGTTCAAAGCCCTCGGCCAGAACCATAACCAGGGT CGCCTAGCAGTTTGCATCATGGTTTCTGGATTCGCTTTTAATGAAGACGATTTTTTAAAGCCGTGGGAAGGATGGAAAACTAACTTAGAGAG GTACATTCTTCAGTGGGAGACTAAGCATATAATTGCCTTGAGTACAGCAATACAGGATTTTCTGGCATCAA GATTTGCAATGGAGCTGATGAGGGAAGGTGCAATGCAGACTGTGTTAAGCGGTATAATTTCAGCATTTGCATGGCCTGCTACCTTGGTAGCTGCTGCAGATTTTATTGACAGTACATGGTCCGTTGCTATTGACAG ATCAGATAAGGTTGGGATAATGCTTGCTGAAGTGTTGCTCAATGGACTGCAAGGAAGCAG GCCTGTCACTCTAATAGGTTTTTCACTCGGTGCGCGTGTCGTGTTCAAATGTTTGCAGGAATTAGCTCTTTCAGGCAATAACG AGGGAATCGTCGAGAGGGCTGTGCTGATAGGTGCACCGATTTCAGTTAATGACGAGTTGTGGGGGCCTGCCAGGAAG ATGGTTGCTGGAAGGCTTGTGAACGTGTACTCCACCAAGGACTGGATCCTCGGCGTCACTTTCCGGGCAAG TCTGCTCACGCAAGGCTTGGCTGGCATCCAGGCAGTCCAAGTCCCCGGAGTTGAAAAT GTTGACGTTAGCGAGCTCGTCGTCGGGCACTCCTCCTACCTGGGACTCATGCAGCAGATCCTGGAGCAGCTAGAGCTCAATACTTACTACCCGGTGTTCTCCCCCTCCACGCCCAGGTCCAGCACGCCCAGATCGAAATAA